From a single Phacochoerus africanus isolate WHEZ1 chromosome 11, ROS_Pafr_v1, whole genome shotgun sequence genomic region:
- the RBMXL2 gene encoding RNA-binding motif protein, X-linked-like-2 codes for MVEADRPGKLFVGGLSPETDEPALEAAFGPYGRIAELLLMKDRDTGKSRGFAFVSFESPADAKAAARDLNGKSLGGKAIKVAQATKPAFEGARRGPPPARSRGRPGGLRGARGGPRRPPARAGPGADGGYAGDLDPRPRAPLAPKRGPPPPRRAGPPPKRPAPSGPARSSGGGGVRGRGRDGYAGPPRRSPGPREEGYSPRGGPWSRVPRGPGPSPRAYAYRDDGARDDGPWRGYGDRDGYAGRDGAYADHAGGGPFREPAESYGDPRSAGRAPAYGGGRYGESRCCSPDAYAGGRAERSSGGRDRLGRADRGPPPALERGWSPPPPPRDSYRRSGRRAPRGGGRPERGGLRSRY; via the coding sequence ATGGTGGAGGCCGACCGCCCGGGGAAGCTCTTCGTCGGCGGGCTCAGCCCCGAAACCGACGAGCCGGCCCTCGAGGCCGCGTTCGGCCCGTACGGCCGCATCGCCGAGCTGCTCCTGATGAAGGACCGGGACACCGGCAAGTCCAGGGGCTTCGCCTTCGTCTCCTTCGAGAGCCCGGCAGACGCCAAGGCGGCCGCCAGAGACCTGAACGGCAAGTCCCTGGGTGGGAAGGCCATCAAGGTGGCCCAGGCCACCAAGCCGGCGTTCGAGGGCGCCCGGCGGGGCCCGCCGCCCGCCCGCAGCCGCGGCCGCCCCGGCGGCCTGCGCGGAGCCCGCGGCGGCCCGCGGCGCCCTCCTgcccgggccgggccgggcgccGACGGCGGCTACGCGGGCGACCTCGACCCGCGGCCCAGGGCGCCGCTGGCCCCGAAGCGCGGGCCGCCCCCGCCGCGCCGCGCAGGCCCGCCCCCCAAGCGGCCCGCGCCGTCGGGCCCGGCgcgcagcagcggcggcggcggggtgCGCGGGCGGGGCCGAGACGGCTACGCGGGCCCCCCGCGCCGCAGCCCGGGCCCCCGCGAGGAGGGCTACTCGCCCCGGGGCGGCCCCTGGAGCCGCGTCCCCCGGGGGCCCGGCCCCTCGCCCCGAGCCTACGCCTACCGCGACGACGGCGCCCGCGACGACGGGCCTTGGAGAGGCTACGGCGACCGGGACGGCTACGCGGGCCGCGACGGCGCCTACGCGGACCACGCGGGCGGAGGCCCCTTCCGAGAGCCGGCGGAGAGCTACGGAGACCCGCGCAGCGCCGGGCGGGCGCCCGCCTACGGCGGCGGCCGCTACGGCGAGTCCCGCTGCTGCTCGCCCGACGCCTACGCGGGCGGCCGGGCCGAGCGCTCCTCCGGGGGCCGCGACCGCCTGGGCCGAGCGGACCGCGGGCCGCCGCCCGCCCTGGAGAGGGGAtggtcgccgccgccgccgccgcgcgatTCCTACCGCCGGTCGGGCCGCAGGGCCCCTCGGGGAGGAGGCCGCCCGGAGAGAGGGGGGCTCCGCAGCAGATACTGA